The Argentina anserina chromosome 5, drPotAnse1.1, whole genome shotgun sequence genome includes the window ACATGAAGGAAtgtggcgcgtgtgatgcatattgtgatatcattcacttcacagatgacctccaattgggctctaagccacataatcggCCTCTTTTTGTGACAGGGTACATGCGAGAGCGGAAGTTGAATCGCATGCTCGTAAACAAAGGGTCAGCAGTAAATATTatgcccaagtcaaccatgtctTAACTCGGCATCAAtgttgatgagttatcaaggagtcgtctcatgatcTAAAGTTTCAATTAATGAGGACTAAGAGCGATATGGatgatcagactagacatggaTATCAGAGaactaaaatcaaacacattGTTCCATGTCATCGATGCGAAAAccttgtacaacttgttgttgTGACGACCTTGGGTGcatgaaaatggcatcgtgCCATCCACTTTACACCAATACTTCTAGTTCTATCGCGGATGTGTGAAAACAGTGGTAGGAGATACCAAACATTTCACAGAAGCCGAATCGTACTTtgcggattctaaattctacataGATGAGGAGTCAATGAAAAAAGTCATTCCGGTCGGAGTACCCTCCACGGGGAAAGCTGCTAAAGTTAGATAGAATGATgtcaaatcaaaagacattgaGCTTCATGGTGAAGTGTCGCAAAAAGTCTCATCTGAAGTGGCAACATCGTCTGCAGAAATAAAAGTCAGTCATGCCTTTCCGGTCCTTCGCTATGTtccgaagtctagacgaaGGGAGGGGGAATCTCCATTTGTGGGGACAAATTCACAAGAGTGCCCACGAAAattagaagatgatgatgtaaAATTGTTGAAGGAGTAGTCAACATTGCCAATAATAAAGGTGAGTAACCGAAATCCCACAAAGCAGCCATTAAAATGGtttgtcaaaccaattcaaggtaagacggaacatggatcgctgcccaagaaaagaacaagtgaaggGTTCGATCCTAACGCATACAAGCTATTAGAAAAGACCAGATAcgactttggttcatcaagcaaaaaaGACGACCAAGCTGCAGCAAAGATGGCGCATGAGCTCGATGAACCACAAAATAAGTTAAGAGAGCAATGGGCAATAGTTGATTCTTCTAAGCTGGTTTCGGTTTCACTTCAAGCAAGCCAATCAGAATTTCAGGAAGGATGAGGGCGGAGCGAGCcaatgtgcaacatatcagTGTCGGGGTAGTTGAATAGAAGAGTCAAGCGGTTCAGTCAACCCCTCGCATTTCGTCGTTCGATCGCATTCATCCAGGTTCCCGAAGAGCAACATCTGAACGCATTGAAGGATCAATCACAAGGGTGTCGATTTTTAACCGTGTGAACATGACAGCAAGTAAAGATTCAGTCTTCAATCGCATCGGTAGTACAACTACTCGGACTCCCGCATTCAAATGATGTCAAATTCagacaaagataagaaaaagtcAAACCTCATTCCGAGAAATCCCGCATTGGAAAGGATCCAAGCACCTAAGGAACGACAAATATGCAAGAGGAAAACGACTTGTTGTCGAGCGGAGAGTAAAGAAATCTGAAGTCTTATCTCGTCACGCATGAAGAGGCATTGTGTTGGAAGTGGAGTCCacggatcaactcaaagtgaagcaacacACAATCATATTAACTGACAAAAAAGGAGATAGCAACCTCGGTAATGGCAATGAGGATAACATTgtccaaacctcttatcatgtCACGGTGGCAGAAGCATATGTCATAGaggaagacgatcatgaagattttgaaattgaagtagataAAACTCCTCTAGAACTTGAAGACGAGGGGGGGCAAGCCACTATGGACGAGCTTAAGGAGATTAACTTAGGAACATAAGGAGATCCAAGacctatttttgtgagtgcgtctttaagttccgaagaagaaaaagaatatcttGATCTGTTGCTCGAGTACAAAGATGTCTTTGCTTGGACGTACAAAGAAATGCCTGGCTTGGATTTAAAGGTAGCAGTTCATCGACTTGCTGTCAAACCGGAGGCTCGGCCAaccaagcaaacacaaagacgctttcgaacataacttattcctcaaattgaagcagaagttgataagttgattgccGCATGGTTCATTAGAGAAGTTCAATATCCCAAGTGGATCACAAACATTGTTCCTGTTAAGAAGAAGAACGGACAAATCCGcgtttgtgtatattttcgtgACTTAAATGAGGCATGTCCAAAAGATAATTTCCCTCTGCCAATCATAGAGCTGATGGTGCATGCGACAACCGGGCATGAggttttgtcattcatggacgGATCATCAGGTTACAACCAAAAAAGGATGGCATTAGAGGATGAGGAACTCACTGCATTTCGAACTCACTGCATTTCGAACTcccaaaggaatttattgctataaggTCATGCCATTCGGGTTAAAAAATGCCGGTGCAACGTACCAACGCGCTATGCAGAAATTTTTCGGTGACATGCTGCACAAGTATGTCAAatgctatgttgatgatttagttgtcaaaacaaagaaaataattgatcacCTGCAAGATCTACGAAGAGTGTTCGACAGGTTACGCAAATACtagttaaaaatgaatcatTTGAAGTGTGCCTTCGGTGTCAGTTCCGGAAAATTTGTTGGATTCATCGTGAAACACCCAGGCATCGAGGTAGACTAATCCAAAATCAAAGCCATCCAGGAAATGTCAGAGCCAAGACATTTGCGCGAGTTGAAAAGCCTCAGAGGACGACTTGCCTTCATTAGACGGTTCATATCGAACCTGGCGGGCCGCTGCCAACCATTCAgtcgactcatgaagaaagatgttccatttgtatgggatgaagcttgtcgcaatgcctttgagagcataaagaaatacctGGCGAATCCTCCGGTGTTGGGTGCACCTATCGCCGGGAAACCTCTTATCCTTTACATCGTGGCTCAAGAGATATCGCTTAGGGCCCttcttgcccaagaaaatgaagtcAAAAAGGAGAAAGCCTTGTACTACTTAAGTCGGACCCTCACCGGACCTGAGCTGAATTATCCGCcgatagagaagatgtgtcttgcactcgtcttcgccattcaaaagttgaggcattacatgcaagcttacacaatGCACTTGGTAGCGCGAACCGATCCAGTTGagttcatattatctaaaccaGTTCTAACTGGACGCATGGCTAAGTGTGAGTTACTATTGAACCAATACGACATCATATATGTGCCCGCTAAAGTAGTGAAAGGACATGCGTTGCCCGACTTCTTGACAGACCACCCTATTCTAGCGGATTGGGAAATCTCAAATGAATTCTCGGACGAGGAAGTCTTCCTGGCAGAGGTCCTCCAtacttggaagatgtttttcgATTGCTCATCTAAAGCAGACGGAGCAGGGGCTGAtgttatctttgtctctccacaaaagcagatattgccttattctttcactcttggggaattgtgctccaacaatgtcgcagagtaccaagccttgatcatgggattgcaaacaacgttataaattgaaatccaaagtctcgaagtgtatggagactcgaagttggtgtttgatcaactgctcactaattacgaggtcaagaaggaagatttggtaccttatttccaacttgccacacaactcttgaagggctttgataatattacactcatacatgtgccacggaaagaaaatcaaatggcagacGCATTGGTAAACTTGGCGGGAACCTTGGCATTGTCTGGAGATAAAATTTTGGACATCCTaatttgccaaaggtgggtcGTAACAACAAAGCCTTCACTCCAGTGTGTcagttctcatgtagtgtcagttcagaccattgatgttgaagattgAAGACATCATTTTATCGACTATCTTGAGCAAAACAAGCTTCCCGAAGATTCAAAGCAAAGGTGGAGCATCAAGCGGCGAGCATCGCGCTTCTTCTACTACAAAAAAACTTTATATCGGATGTCATTTGACGGAGTACTCCTTCGATGcttgggaaaagatgaagcgtcaaagccatggaagaagttcattctggagtgtgtggagcacatcaggcaggaccaaagttacatttccaagtaagacgactagggtattattggcctaccatggtcAAAGACTGTATGGAATATGCACAGAAATGTCAAGCTTGTTagtttcatgccaacttcattcatcagccaCCTGACCATTGCATCCGACAATTGCTTCACACCCGTTCGATgtctggggaatggatgcaatcAGACCCATCACTCCAAAATCTTCGGctggtcatatgtacattATGGCGGCCACAAATTCCTTCTTAAAGTGGGCAGAGGCGATACCactcaaagaaataaagaaagaaaatgttgtggacttcattactagaagcattatacaacgctatggtataccgcgatgcatcatcacagacaACACCAAGTACTTCTCGAATACCGCAACAGAGAAGTTGAGCAAGAAATTCCACTTCAAGCTTCACGTCTCTTCGATGTACAACACCCCGACAAATGATTTGGCAGAAGAATTCAATAAAACGCTTTGCAACATTCTGAAGAAAACTATTAGCAAGAAGCAGAGGGATTGACATGAGAAATTGTGCGAAACTCTCTGGGCTAATAGAACGACGTATCAGAcagccacaaatgctacaccttattctcttGTCTATGGTGTCGAAGTCGTGTTACCACTAGAGAAAGAAATCCCGTCAttgagaatcgctttgcaaaaaagtctcacaaatgaggaaaatgtcaagttgcgccttcaagagttagaagctttggacgagaagaggcttgatgcacaacaacacttggaatgctaccaagctcggatgtcacacgccttcaacaTAGGTGTTCGACCACAGTTATTTCAAGTTAATGATTTAGTTCTTGCTGTTCAAAGACCCATTATTATGACGCACAAGTCtggctccaaattcaagtcaaagtgggatggCATTACATCGTCAGAGAAGTTTACACCAATagagcttacaaaattgtggcaGAAGACGGTTTGAGAATAAGTCTCATTAACGGaaagttcttgaagaagtaccaTGCTTGAAAATGTTAAAGTATACTTcaagtctgcacgagcctaaactgtataagacaaaaaaaaacaaatgctcCAACATAAGCTTAAACTACATGAGacaccaaaaaataaaacacttaaactacgtgatgacttgattccttCTTTAGAATGATACGTAAGcagcttgagaataacaatcttaagttcagtcacatcaaaataaaaagggtTTTGTCCGCCGATCATAAAGCAAATTCTTATTTCACTGATAGTaagttgaatttgaaaatcgattaattacaagatgattgaaaaaaaagaggagCAAGTTCtgatcattcaagtcagcTATCACATCCAAGTCAATCCCTTGAAGCTGCTACGATGTTCTTCAAAATTGGCTCGCAACTtatttatctcttcaatctctgttgcagtcagttctggaatctctcggatttgacACTTCTTCTGTTCTAAATCAGCAAGTCTTGCatcatgaagaaaaatgtctgCATCTAGCGAGTCCAACGTCTGCTCTAGCTTctgttgttctttcttcaaGTTCTCGAGGGACTCAAGTGTAGACTGACGCTGATCAAAACAATTTTGTCGAATTTCTTGGGCTATCGTGATTTCAGACTCTGTCTCTGCCAGTTTTTGGGCGCTTGTGACATTTTCCATGATGTCAGTCATGTAATATTTAAGCAGCTAGACTCATCAAACACAGCCCGCCTATGCTTTAATGTTGAATAACTTTTTCGCAAAATCCTGCAGTAGCTTTATAAGTTAATGATGTCATACTCAAAGGAACTCAAGTTTGAAAATTCCAATGATAAAACAGATATGGTGCATATAAACAATCTCCCACAAGCATACAACACATTTATCAGCAACAACAATTCTAGCATCACTGCATTGGGCAGTACAAGATTAAAGCTTAAGCATATTGCAAAATGTCACTAACGAAACTCCTTTCGCGCAGGTCCTGGTCTCCAAGCTTCAACCACCAATCCCTCCTCAATACAACGGTTATCTTCGTCTAAGTCCTATCAGTTATCGCAATAGCATCATCTAACTAAAGTGCTGACCTTCACATTTAAACCTGATCAACTTAGTTACaaattaaacaccaaacaatgaTAATAACCTACTTCTAGTACCACAAAGAATCATATAAAAATAACATATCAATCCTTGACCACGCGGCTTAAACCTCATCTAAACCTCACCGATGTCAACATAAAAGCTCACAAACAAGAAGTCGTTCGAAAACCAAATAATATCTACCCATTCGGGTTAGAGTTCTTTCCCACTGATCAAAAATAGTTTTCTACACAAATTATGTTGCTCAACTGCTTAACCTCACCTAACAATCGCCGGCGCAAACATACAACAACTCCAATTCAACAAGTTATAGTCTTATAGTCAGTCATTTCAACAACCTTACCTAGCATTTATTCATTAAGCTCAACCGAAATTACGAAAACAAAGCTCTACTAGAATCAATATAAACCAGAAAGAACCAATAAGCTTCACCATTTCCAATACAATAGCACAAGAACAAAGGTTAAATTCGTCAAAATTTTGACCAAGCACAGTAAAAGCAAACTGAGTACATCATCAAGTAAAAGAGAATCAAACACAGAATTAACCATTAGATTACGGAAATCAAGTGAAAGAGATTGACTGAGAGCAGACCTGACGGATCTGTAACGGCGGCGTTTGGGGTTTCGGAGACGAGGAACCGCTGGCGCTGGGTGAGTGAGAAATGGAGACGGAGGAAGATCGGAAAAAGGGGTTAGAGTCTTAGAGAGAAAGGAGTGACGGCGTGAGTGAGAAAAGGTGATTGGGATTTTTAGGGCGAAGAAAGATTGAAATGGAAGTTGGGATGTGAAAAGACTATTATACCCCTGAGTGTTGTGTGTTTGTAAATATGCCCAACCCTAAATACCAAAAATCCCTACACTCTTGTGTTGCACTAGCATTCACTGTTTGAGACCATTTCAGTTTGGCGCATACTCTATGGAGGTTTCTACTCTCCAACCCTCTTGCTCTTTCCCGCTAAAACCCCCTAAATCAATCACCAGCGACCGCGCCTCTTCTCTATCTTTCGTCCCAACTTCGTCTAAAACTCTCTTCCTATCCCCTAAACCCTCCAAAGGTATCTACTTTTCTCCAATTTTCATTCCAAAGTTACATGCTTTAGTTaaagtttgaatttttatctATCTGGGTATTCTTAATTTTCTCTGTGCTTTCTAGTAATTGTGGTTTCTGGGCTCTTGTTAATTGCTGCATTCTCTATTAACATGCTATCAAGACCCTGTGTATTTCACTTGCCAAATTAAGAAGTGAAAGTAGTTTACACTTGGTTCCAAGACTCTTaagtggaaatgggaattaCTCTTTGTTATATAGGTGGGTTTGGGGTCTTTGTTGCTGTTTTGGAATTGAAGTTATTGCATAACAGGTAGGTATTATGAAACTGTAGGTTTTCAGTTACTAGTTAAACGGGCTAGGTTGCGGCGCCTATCAGTTGTTGCAGCTGTTGTTGGTGATAAAACTTCAGTGCCAAGTGATTGTTCTAGTGGCGATGAGTTGTCTGTTTCTGAAGCCGGAGGGAATAGTGAAAATGGGGAAGGGGAAGGTGGTGTGGGGTCCTTGGATGACCACAAAATGACCCGGATATGCGATAAACTGATTGAGGTTTTCATGGTTGATAAGCCCACTACAACTGACTGGAGAAGATTATTGGCTTTCAGTAGGGAATGGGATGACATCAGGCCTCATTTCTTTAAGCGTTGTCAGGACCGAGCAGATGTTGAGGCTGATCCTGGAATGAAGCATAAGATTCTTCGGCTTGGGCGGAAATTGAAAGAGGTAGGTATAGAGCATCTTAAGATTCTAAAGGAACCTTGATTAACACTGTCACATCCATTACCTAGACATCTTCCATCCGAGTATATTGTGTTTTCACATGTAACCCAAAGAGTTCAACTTACTTTCTATTTAGTGTACAAGTGAGATAAGTATGGTTTAGTTTTATTTCTccatgagtgtaattactGATTCCTTGATCAGATCTATATTGAGAAAATAGTCAGGTCCTTATTCttgtaaatttaattttttggcAGTAAAACAACCAAACAGATGTTTACAATCTATGGATTGATTGGTTTAATGAGGAGAATCTGATCTATGGTTCGCTTTGCATGACAAACTCAAGGAAAACAGTGGTTTATGGTTTGTTTAGTGATGAAGGATACTTAAATGGGTTTTGTTCGGATTTATGCTCTAAAATTAACAATGTTTCACTGCTTCTATTTCACAGGTAGACAAAGATGTCCAAAGACACGATGAACTGCTTAAAGTTGTTAGAGGGGCTCCTGACATTAGTGATATAGTTGCCAGACGCCGCAAAGATTTCACAAAAGAattttttgtccatcttcacACAGTTTCTGAGTCTTATTATGAGAATTTAGAAGAGCAAAATGGTGAGATTTTATTTGACTACATAAGGATATGTTAGCGCTCAATAATAAGTTTTTGCCATACACTTTTGAATGACCATGTTGTGTGCCTTATTCTTGAGGTATGGCCAGAAATATTGGATGGCCATTATCATTTTGATGCATGCCTCTGTGATGGGCTTAAGTATTCATTTGATGAATTCATTAATGCCATACAGCCCTCATCCAATGCAGTGTATGTGGTCAACCCCATCAGCTCAGCTTCTGGTTGATTTAATTAGTAGAATTTGCACAAGTAGAATGAAAACCTAACCATACATACTTTGACTTTTTTTCGCTTCATACAAACATCTAATATCATGTTTTTCTGTTTAATGCTTAATGTGACCACAAAGTTATtattttatcatatatatttagctTAGTTGTGGTGTCATGATATGAACATTGTCATCAAAGTATTATCTAGGCCACAGCCTTGAGGGgccttttttttatatatatcaaagacaCATCATACCCTACCAACCGTCTCATGATATCTGCTACATTACCATCGACAAGAATTGAAATCGATAAAATAATAGCTTTTGTTTAAGTCTTGTGTTATGTAAATGTCTGAAGCTTTAGTAGGA containing:
- the LOC126794124 gene encoding uncharacterized protein At4g37920 isoform X2, which translates into the protein MEVSTLQPSCSFPLKPPKSITSDRASSLSFVPTSSKTLFLSPKPSKGFQLLVKRARLRRLSVVAAVVGDKTSVPSDCSSGDELSVSEAGGNSENGEGEGGVGSLDDHKMTRICDKLIEVFMVDKPTTTDWRRLLAFSREWDDIRPHFFKRCQDRADVEADPGMKHKILRLGRKLKEVDKDVQRHDELLKVVRGAPDISDIVARRRKDFTKEFFVHLHTVSESYYENLEEQNALATIGNTCLAAVQAYDSATESIEALNAAELKFQDIIDSPSVDSACRKIDNLAEKNQLDSTLVMMITKAWSAAKESSMTKDEVKDVLYHLYVTARGNLQKLMPKEIRIVKYLLTIDDPEERLSALQDAFTPGEELEGKDVDNLYTTPEKLHTWIKAVVDAYHLSREGTLIREARDLMNPKIIKKLEELKKVVEKKFL
- the LOC126794124 gene encoding uncharacterized protein At4g37920 isoform X1; the protein is MEVSTLQPSCSFPLKPPKSITSDRASSLSFVPTSSKTLFLSPKPSKGFQLLVKRARLRRLSVVAAVVGDKTSVPSDCSSGDELSVSEAGGNSENGEGEGGVGSLDDHKMTRICDKLIEVFMVDKPTTTDWRRLLAFSREWDDIRPHFFKRCQDRADVEADPGMKHKILRLGRKLKEVDKDVQRHDELLKVVRGAPDISDIVARRRKDFTKEFFVHLHTVSESYYENLEEQNALATIGNTCLAAVQAYDSATESIEALNAAELKFQDIIDSPSVDSACRKIDNLAEKNQLDSTLVMMITKAWSAAKESSMTKDEVKDVLYHLYVTARGNLQKLMPKEIRIVKYLLTIDDPEERLSALQDAFTPGEELEGKDVDNLYTTPEKLHTWIKAVVDAYHLSREGTLIREARDLMNPKIIKKLEELKKVVEKKFL